The proteins below are encoded in one region of Sphingobacterium sp. R2:
- a CDS encoding RagB/SusD family nutrient uptake outer membrane protein, translating into MKSTRYTSLAIALLASLALNSCKKFLDLQPTSTVTSENAYLTGDNIEKALNGAYNSFIGNGTRPGSNANYYQWEMILQTDIRSDNAHAAGGGEIDFAQIDYNTITNTNEMVRRDWEELYGAISKCNIVIDNVNKVTDPTFSDERRKQILGEASFLRAFHYYQLVKLYGGVPLEKHSNSTDSEVLRIKRSTVEEVYDFIDSDLQVAANNLPDGFGQPSIDKVRATKGAANALLTKIWAQRPDRDYNKVLQYANAVITGKGGYQLLQNYADLFDGKHNYNSESIMEIPYIAGSPNLSCWGGAFFFPDLDENGQINENEWRRYGTPSKDLVEAYDNAGDTERKNANIWFFSVPWADEFWNPCGDADTEIPFNVKQKHANSFQSGDHFYLLRLADIILLKAEAQNALGNASGAINTINIIRHRAGLPDLSGVSSTALKAIILNERRLELAFEGQRWDDLNRYGVTVEVMNKLNEIKFTCDNGTQSNATQIKYNFNQNSLLLPIPLLELQANPSLTQNPGY; encoded by the coding sequence ATGAAATCAACTAGATATACGTCATTAGCCATCGCCTTATTGGCTTCTCTTGCTCTAAATTCCTGCAAAAAGTTTTTAGATCTTCAGCCTACCTCCACGGTAACGAGTGAAAATGCCTATCTTACCGGAGACAATATTGAGAAAGCATTAAATGGGGCCTATAATTCTTTTATAGGCAATGGTACCCGCCCGGGAAGCAATGCCAATTATTATCAATGGGAGATGATTTTACAGACCGATATCCGTTCGGACAATGCGCATGCGGCCGGTGGTGGTGAGATAGACTTTGCACAAATTGACTATAATACGATTACCAATACCAATGAAATGGTACGCAGGGATTGGGAAGAACTGTATGGAGCAATCTCAAAATGCAATATCGTTATCGACAATGTTAATAAAGTCACAGATCCTACTTTTTCGGATGAAAGACGCAAACAAATTCTTGGAGAAGCTTCATTTTTAAGAGCCTTCCATTATTATCAATTGGTCAAACTTTACGGTGGTGTCCCCTTGGAAAAACACTCCAACAGTACAGATTCGGAGGTATTACGCATCAAGCGATCAACTGTAGAGGAGGTTTATGATTTTATAGATTCGGATCTACAAGTGGCAGCAAACAATCTTCCCGATGGGTTTGGACAGCCCTCTATTGACAAGGTTAGAGCTACAAAAGGTGCTGCAAATGCCTTGCTGACCAAAATATGGGCACAACGCCCTGATCGCGATTACAATAAGGTATTGCAATACGCCAATGCAGTGATTACTGGAAAAGGTGGCTATCAGCTCCTTCAAAACTATGCGGATCTTTTTGACGGTAAACATAACTATAACAGTGAATCTATCATGGAGATTCCCTATATCGCCGGCAGTCCCAATCTAAGCTGTTGGGGTGGCGCATTCTTTTTCCCAGATTTGGATGAAAATGGCCAAATCAACGAAAACGAATGGCGCCGGTATGGCACACCTTCGAAAGATCTTGTCGAAGCTTATGACAACGCTGGCGACACTGAACGAAAGAATGCCAACATCTGGTTTTTCTCTGTTCCTTGGGCAGATGAGTTCTGGAACCCTTGTGGAGATGCCGATACAGAAATCCCATTTAATGTAAAGCAAAAACATGCCAACAGCTTCCAAAGTGGCGATCATTTTTACCTTTTGCGTCTTGCGGACATCATTCTGCTTAAAGCAGAGGCTCAAAACGCCTTGGGAAATGCTTCTGGCGCGATAAACACTATAAACATCATACGTCATCGCGCAGGGCTGCCCGATTTATCCGGTGTCAGCTCCACTGCACTAAAGGCCATTATTCTCAACGAGCGCCGATTGGAACTTGCTTTCGAAGGTCAACGTTGGGATGATCTGAATCGCTATGGTGTCACAGTGGAAGTCATGAATAAATTGAATGAGATCAAATTTACATGCGATAATGGCACTCAAAGTAATGCCACACAAATTAAGTATAATTTTAACCAAAATAGCCTGCTCCTCCCTATACCATTATTGGAATTGCAGGCAAACCCTAGCCTGACTCAAAATCCAGGCTATTAA
- a CDS encoding acyltransferase family protein — MTRFKSLDIFRGFTLAAMILVNNPGNYHHVFPQLEHSIWHGCTFTDLIFPFFLFAVGNSMAFSLKNSDQLAPGLYWNKIVKRTIILFLLGLFLNVFPFVEWNSLHQLEWIPFAKYRYFGVLQRIAICYFSCAMLVYYFKDKGAIIIGTAFLLFYWLICYYSNPSDPYSLDGWFGTALDIRIFGASHLYHGEGTAFDPEDIWSVLPAISQTIFGYITGKYIIQKLTGKRELINLFIVGLSFILIGYLWSFVFPINKKIWTSSYAVFSTGIALSFLSILIYLIEFQNIKGIIYTVLDDFGKNTLFIYCLSGLIPTICSFILIGDTHQNLWNLSYHFLFDSWQNQRLSSALFALLFVALNWLIAYYLRKKNIYIKI, encoded by the coding sequence ATGACTCGTTTTAAATCACTGGATATTTTCCGTGGGTTTACACTCGCGGCTATGATTCTCGTCAATAATCCCGGCAACTATCATCATGTATTTCCTCAACTTGAACATTCCATCTGGCATGGATGTACGTTTACAGATCTTATATTTCCATTTTTCTTATTTGCTGTCGGAAACTCGATGGCATTTTCTTTAAAAAATAGCGATCAGCTGGCACCAGGACTATACTGGAATAAAATTGTCAAAAGAACAATCATCCTTTTTCTACTCGGTCTGTTTTTAAATGTTTTCCCTTTTGTAGAATGGAATAGTCTTCACCAGCTCGAGTGGATTCCATTTGCCAAGTACAGGTATTTCGGCGTATTGCAACGTATTGCTATCTGTTATTTCAGTTGCGCCATGTTAGTATATTATTTTAAAGATAAAGGCGCAATTATCATCGGTACGGCATTTCTCTTGTTCTATTGGTTGATTTGCTACTATAGTAATCCATCGGATCCTTATAGTTTGGACGGTTGGTTCGGAACTGCACTTGATATTCGAATCTTCGGTGCATCCCATCTCTACCACGGCGAGGGCACAGCATTTGATCCAGAGGATATCTGGAGCGTCTTACCGGCCATCAGTCAAACGATATTCGGGTATATTACCGGAAAGTACATTATTCAAAAACTGACAGGAAAAAGGGAGCTGATCAACCTATTTATCGTAGGTCTGTCCTTTATCCTGATTGGCTATCTATGGTCATTTGTTTTTCCTATTAATAAGAAGATCTGGACCAGCAGCTACGCCGTATTCAGCACTGGAATTGCACTCTCTTTTCTCAGTATATTAATCTATCTTATCGAATTTCAAAACATCAAAGGGATAATTTACACTGTCCTTGACGATTTCGGTAAGAATACACTATTTATCTATTGTCTTAGCGGCTTAATCCCCACGATTTGTTCTTTTATTCTCATCGGGGATACACATCAAAATCTTTGGAACTTAAGCTACCATTTCCTGTTTGATAGCTGGCAAAACCAACGATTATCCTCCGCCCTATTTGCGCTGCTATTTGTCGCTTTAAATTGGTTGATTGCCTATTATCTAAGAAAAAAAAATATCTACATCAAAATTTAA
- a CDS encoding exonuclease domain-containing protein, whose protein sequence is MSINQSKKQEFAIVDIETTGGYAKSSRITEVAIVIHDGNQVLERWETLINPGKEIPNSIFALTGIDNDMVKDAPTFEEVAERIYAMLKDRIFVAHNVNFDYSFIRFQLQESGFEWSAIKLCTVRYARKIKPGLLSYSLGRLCDYLDIPIENRHRAGGDADATAILFAYLKVLDTEQIFQEMIKHKAIDQRFPPHLNPLAYEQLPNEAGVYYFHDKDGKVIYVGKAVNIKKRVLSHFTGNNIQAQRQNFLKEIHHISYECCGTELMALLLECAEIKRFWPKYNRALKRYEPKFGLFSYEDQNGYLHLAIGKTNRGQPCIQVFQREYDAIQLLQTFIQQDAINPQFCQFGQASLSTKSIKKDVLPDRDLHNTRIERCIEEWLVQRPSYVLIDKGRHSEEKSCIVIENGTFYGMGYIDQCCQYDGFEDIRAQVKRYPSNHYMMELVKMAAARHPAKIHFLTESTFLPNTAAEPDSVYEKLEPNSLFNLS, encoded by the coding sequence ATGAGTATAAATCAAAGCAAAAAACAAGAGTTTGCCATCGTGGATATAGAGACTACAGGTGGTTATGCAAAATCGAGTCGGATCACGGAGGTTGCTATTGTTATTCATGATGGTAACCAAGTTCTTGAACGCTGGGAAACATTAATAAATCCAGGAAAGGAAATTCCTAACTCCATTTTTGCGCTTACTGGCATCGATAATGATATGGTAAAGGATGCTCCAACATTTGAAGAAGTTGCCGAGCGCATTTATGCAATGCTGAAAGACCGTATTTTTGTTGCGCATAATGTCAATTTTGATTACTCATTCATCCGTTTTCAGCTTCAGGAATCGGGATTTGAATGGTCAGCAATAAAATTATGTACAGTACGCTATGCGCGAAAAATAAAGCCGGGGTTATTATCCTATAGTTTGGGACGTTTATGTGATTATTTAGATATACCAATAGAAAATAGGCATCGTGCAGGTGGCGATGCCGATGCGACTGCAATTCTTTTTGCTTATTTGAAAGTTCTGGATACTGAGCAGATCTTTCAGGAGATGATTAAACACAAGGCGATAGATCAACGTTTTCCGCCGCACTTAAATCCATTAGCGTATGAACAATTGCCGAATGAGGCTGGGGTCTACTATTTTCACGATAAAGATGGAAAAGTAATTTATGTTGGAAAGGCTGTAAATATAAAAAAACGGGTATTGTCCCATTTCACTGGAAATAACATTCAAGCACAAAGGCAGAATTTTTTAAAGGAAATTCATCATATCAGTTATGAATGCTGTGGTACGGAGCTTATGGCGCTACTTTTGGAATGCGCGGAGATTAAACGGTTTTGGCCAAAATATAATAGGGCGCTGAAGCGGTACGAACCGAAGTTCGGATTGTTTTCCTATGAAGATCAAAACGGCTACCTTCATCTTGCCATTGGTAAGACAAATAGGGGACAGCCATGTATTCAAGTGTTCCAGCGTGAATATGATGCAATACAGTTGCTCCAAACATTCATTCAACAAGATGCTATAAATCCGCAATTCTGTCAGTTTGGGCAAGCCAGTTTGTCAACAAAATCCATAAAGAAGGATGTCTTGCCGGATCGTGACCTACACAACACCAGAATTGAACGCTGTATTGAGGAGTGGTTGGTACAACGTCCATCGTATGTACTGATCGATAAGGGACGTCATTCTGAAGAGAAAAGCTGTATTGTTATTGAAAATGGTACTTTCTATGGCATGGGCTATATTGATCAATGCTGTCAATATGATGGTTTTGAAGATATAAGAGCACAGGTTAAAAGATATCCAAGTAATCATTACATGATGGAATTAGTCAAAATGGCAGCAGCAAGGCATCCTGCTAAAATACATTTTTTAACAGAATCGACTTTTTTACCAAATACTGCTGCAGAACCGGATTCCGTCTATGAAAAATTAGAACCAAATAGTCTTTTTAACTTAAGTTAA
- the hutG gene encoding formimidoylglutamase: MKRLLDDSEIYSKGDQAVWKGRVDGQSREWMRWHQVMNCVDLGEPSDLRQAIAFLGCCSDEGVARNQGRVGAKEGPAALRNVLANLPVHFPDKLKLKDCGDIILKNNDLESCQEYLGDALKIILERKGFPVILGGGHEITYGHYLGVSQYLKNVNESLGIINLDAHLDIRALQDGKGNSGTGFYQIEQDQSAANLPFHYLAIGIQEISNTKGLLNYAREKNVQIIERDSLVYEKLDEIREKIVGFSKSVDYVYLTIDLDAFSSAYAPGVSALAYNGIVPDQLFFTIYDILLDLPNLRSVDLAELNPHFDIDSRTGKLAADLLFKLVNKLASKIE, translated from the coding sequence ATGAAACGTTTGTTGGATGATTCCGAAATATATAGCAAAGGTGACCAAGCTGTTTGGAAGGGACGTGTGGATGGTCAGAGTCGTGAATGGATGCGCTGGCATCAAGTCATGAATTGTGTTGACCTTGGTGAACCATCCGATCTTCGCCAAGCCATCGCTTTTCTTGGATGCTGTAGTGATGAAGGTGTGGCCCGCAATCAGGGACGAGTGGGAGCCAAAGAGGGCCCAGCTGCACTCCGGAATGTATTGGCCAACCTTCCCGTTCATTTTCCAGATAAACTTAAACTTAAAGATTGTGGTGACATCATATTAAAGAACAATGATTTAGAGTCATGTCAAGAATATTTGGGAGATGCTTTGAAAATTATTCTCGAGCGAAAAGGATTCCCAGTCATATTAGGCGGAGGTCATGAAATCACCTACGGCCACTATCTAGGGGTTAGTCAATATCTAAAAAACGTGAATGAAAGTTTAGGTATCATTAATTTGGATGCGCATTTAGATATTCGTGCCTTGCAGGATGGCAAAGGAAATTCTGGAACGGGATTCTATCAAATTGAACAGGATCAATCGGCAGCAAATTTGCCTTTTCATTACTTAGCAATCGGAATTCAGGAAATAAGCAATACAAAGGGATTACTAAATTATGCTCGCGAGAAGAATGTGCAGATTATAGAACGCGATAGTTTGGTCTATGAGAAACTTGATGAGATTCGGGAAAAAATAGTTGGTTTTTCCAAATCGGTGGATTATGTGTATTTGACCATAGATCTTGATGCCTTTTCTTCGGCCTATGCCCCTGGAGTCAGTGCGTTGGCATATAACGGTATAGTTCCAGATCAGCTATTTTTTACGATCTACGATATTCTTTTGGATCTACCTAATCTGCGATCTGTTGATTTGGCTGAATTAAATCCACATTTTGATATCGATTCGAGGACAGGCAAATTGGCAGCTGATCTGCTATTTAAATTGGTAAATAAATTAGCATCAAAAATTGAATAA